A genomic region of Choristoneura fumiferana chromosome 15, NRCan_CFum_1, whole genome shotgun sequence contains the following coding sequences:
- the LOC141435500 gene encoding uncharacterized protein, producing MSTFTTILCRLCQMKHHVLLHPTRLQSTNHNLEVKHALVDKNVVEHASTREHKEINTTLLPTEKVDVLRKSQLEVTSSTEVIVKASHSVAKGVVKQATSAASSNDELSQACISTSHCQLTLTSALVQTQSESGLSKEELTILLSKKKVVVLSYLPSNCDGVTSSGTSNKDKKSLKAKIRAQGSNVALLSCSNQKLTSLGDTSSCKGVADKGVNTSIQKVAVSSGLGGKRKETCEVLPNKELNKNYDMSMVGGNSYFFIPPTDGAIDGVKKFMSNSRYSPQRVEAKKNVESDQILCNFIISVIESVTSVQMAIGRISKTLEKHTEQRAKLMSFHRTRIKKLLHDRLRKRKCRSRFTQKFSSTYVKLSDKFSVLF from the exons ATGTCAACGTTTACCACAATCCT ATGCCGTTTATGTCAAATGAAGCATCATGTGTTGCTTCATCCCACAAGATTGCAGTCAACCAATCACAATCTCGAAGTCAAGCATGCATtggttgacaaaaatgtcgttGAACACGCATCGACGAGGGAACACAAAGAGATTAACACGACACTTCTCCCAACAGAGAAGGTTGATGTACTACGAAAATCACAGCTAGAAGTCACTAGTTCAACCGAGGTTATAGTTAAGGCAAGTCACTCGGTTGCCAAAGGTGTAGTTAAGCAAGCAACTTCAGCTGCCTCATCTAACGATGAGTTGTCACAAGCCTGTATTTCGACCAGCCATTGTCAACTTACGCTGACTTCGGCTTTGGTTCAAACTCAGTCGGAATCTGGTTTAAGTAAGGAAGAACTCACAATACTTCTATCAAAAAAGAAGGTCGTTGTACTAAGTTATTTGCCATCAAATTGTGATGGTGTCACGTCAAGTGGAACATctaataaagataaaaagtCTTTAAAAGCGAAAATACGCGCTCAAGGCTCGAATGTAGCTTTGTTGTCATGTTCAAACCAGAAACTAACAAGTTTAGGTGATACTTCATCTTGCAAAGGTGTGGCCGATAAAGGAGTAAACACAAGTATCCAGAAAGTTGCAGTGAGTTCTGGTCTTGGCggtaaaagaaaagaaacatgcGAAGTGTTGCCGAATAAAGAgctaaacaaaaattatgatatGAGCATGGTGGGCGGAAATTCGTATTTCTTTATTCCGCCAACAGATGGTGCTATTGACGGTGTTAAGAAGTTTATGAGCAATTCAAGATACAGTCCACAAAGAGTCGAAGCAAAGAAGAACGTAGAGTCAGACCAAATCCTGTGCAATTTCATTATTTCTGTCATTGAGTCTGTTACTAGCGTTCAGATGGCGATAGGAAGGATTTCCAAAACACTAGAAAAGCACACAGAACAAAGAGCCAAGTTGATGTCGTTTCATAGAACCAGAATTAAGAAACTTTTACATGATCGATTGAGAAAAAGAAAATGCCGTAGCCGTTTCACGCAGAAGTTTAGCAGTACTTATGTGAAACTAAGTGATaagttttcagttttattttaa